DNA sequence from the Urocitellus parryii isolate mUroPar1 chromosome 12, mUroPar1.hap1, whole genome shotgun sequence genome:
aaagcAGTAATATTCAGGAAAAGTTACAAGAAAAGGCCTCTGCTCCTGAAAATGTTATAACATCCATTAAAACAAATtctgagccaggtatggtggtgcatgcctgtaacccctgcaatttggaaggctgaggcatgaggatcaccagtttgaggccagcctcagcaatttctcAAGACCCTCAggaacacagcaagaccctgcctcaaaatttaaaaaataaaataaaaataaaatggactgaggatgtagctcagtggtaaagcacccctgggttcaatccccagtttaaaaaataaaaataaaaaagaccctCCTTTATAAATGGGCAGTGGAACTGCCATCAGTATTTAGCCCACTTGCTTCTTTCTGGAAAGCAGCCCTGTGTAAAGTCTGAAATCATCAACAAGAGAGTTTTGACTTGTTACTTAAGGGCAACTTGAAGCCTGTGTGTGTACAGTGTTCATATGTGTGTGCCTATGTGTGGCTATACACGTATGTGTACGGGCATATACGTATCCTTCTCTTTTCAGGCCAGAAGTTTCTACCCCTACATCAGTTGAAAATTTGTGCCCCAGTCTGGACACTGAGGGGAAATGCAGGTGGGTGTAAGAAAGAGGGTCCTAGCCCTCAAGaaagttatttatttgggggAGATAATGCATATTCACATGAAAAGTTCCCAGTATCAGTAAATGGAAGGCgatcatatttttattagtattatgaAGGTGCTATGATTTGCATATTATTTGTTTGAATCACCACACCTTAGTCCAAACTggtaaaaataaacttaaaaatccaTGCCACATATttcaattatgttaaaatatgaatagggctggggttatagctcagtggttgagcacttgcctagcacatgtgaggacctgggtttgatcctctgcaccatataaaattagataaataaaataaaggtattgtgtccatctacaactaaaaaattttaaaaatacaatgaatatgCAATAAATAACAGAATGTACTAAGTATGAAAAAAGCAACATATAAATAAGGGGGGGAAGTAGAGAGAATGATAGAatgaggtttttttccccccagtactgggggttgaacccaggtccttgcacacgCTGGGCAAGCTCtctctacatccccagccctggagtgagATTTTGAATGGCCTAAATATCAGCTAAACTCAGGAAAGAAAATTGGGAGGGGGACAGCTTTGTAATCATTACATTAGCAAtgacaatgaaaaagaaaggggttCCTCAAGGCTTTGTCAGAACCTACCAGGTGTCAAAACCCCAGCTAATTGCAGTAGCagcacacctgaaattccagtgaAATTCctgtggctgaggcaggactgcAGGTTCAGGGCCTGCCCCAACAACTCAATgaaatactgtctcaaaataataaaaaaaacataaagggacatagctcaggggtagagggcTCCTAGGTTCAGTTCcagtatacaaaaataaacaaaactgcagggctaggttttggttttGGAGATCCAGGTTTTAGCTGCAGCTCCCTCTCTTGCCCTGGGTTTCTACCCATAATAGTCAAAAGTCTGAATGAGCTGATGGCTAATGTTGCTTTAATGACCATTCCTGGTAAGcgccccctcccccctttttttataaatacactTAGGTTCTCTGTTCTATCTACCACTTCCCAATCTTTCTCTCCTCCACTCCCAATAATTATACTGCGCAcaataaattattcataaatctatgacttttaattttttgtttctaaatgaCTTCTTTTTATCAACTGGTTGAAAAGGCAAAATTCTAGCTCATATTGTTAAAATTTAGCACTAAATGATCACCTTGCACATTATCTAGTACTAAAAATCTAGCCAGATTAATATGGTATATTACTCAACAGTCTTACAAAAAAGAGTTTTACCGTAACTGATTTACAATGGTGAAGATCAGGTCAAATAATTATGTATTCATTGCTTCTAGCTAGCTTAAAACTGACTTAGCTACTCAGCAACTAAGAGTACAGtaatgttcctttttttaatgataaTCTAGTGACAACACATAAGTATGACTTTGGTATCAAAAGGCTACATAAATATACTTTCATCTGGTGAGTCTCATTAAACTCATGATGTCTGGGGGGAAAGTTAAGAGCAGAAGATGACAAATATGGGTTATAATATTGATAATATCAACTatttctattatcatttttatgatgGGAATATTCTTGTTTGGACATCTGAATGTTAGAACAATTATCACCTAGTAACAGCAATGAATTCTAATATTATCCAACAAAACGCTAAACAATACAAGCTCTCTTCATTCTTAAATACTTTCTTGAAGTCATTTCAGTAAGGAGATAAAGAAACCCAAAATAGAAAAGGGCGAACATACTCAAGCTTCCATGAAGTGATATGATAAGGTAAATAATaggcataaaaataaagcagaggatAGATAAATATGGAAAAGGTTCTCAAATAATATTCACACTTGTATCCAGCTCCATTATACAGCTTAAATTTTGgccaaatttttaaagtatttgttaaACAGTTCCTGCATGTGACATATGTTTCCAGGATACTTCTGACATTGATacaagaaattataaaacatttagaaatgaaaatgttagtctcaaaaaataacacTACAAGTTCCAAGCTTCTTCAGAATTCACTAAGatggaaaaacatttgaaaaatagtaCCTTTCTGTTTCAAAGTGTCCAAATAATgtactttaaaacacacacacacacacacacacaaaacagaacTATGTAATTGTTCAAGGCAAGGAAGAGACAAATTGAAACCAAATAAAGTCCTAAAGTTTGCTCCAGGATCATTGCTCTTCCTTTGCAGCCTCAATCCTATTTACTCCGTAATAAGTAAACTGTTTCATCCCTTCAGCTGGGAAGGATAATTTTTATCCTACCAAGATGATGCCAATGCCCCTGCAGTGCTCACCCAGCAAGAAACACATAAATATGAAGCAGCGTCAACTCTTTCTATCAAACCAAGTGTATGCAAGAATTGATTTGCAATGCATTAATTCAGGAACTCGGCAGAGAGGCTCCTACTATATCTAGCTGATCTAAACTTGAGCTCATGATAACACTGCACAAAGCTATGATAGATGAAAGTGATAGGTAATGCCAACAGAACAATCCCACTGACAACACAAACTCCTCCAAGAATTCTTCCAGGCACTGTGATAGGATACATATCTCCATAGCCAACTGTAGTCATAGAGATAATCACCCACCAGCAGGCAGCGGGGATGCTGGCAAAGTCCTTGTTGGATGTTTCCAGGTCCAACCCATGTTCAAGAAGCTGAGAAAGTGCACTAAAGATTGCCATGGCAACACAAATGAAGACAAGTAACATAACCATCTCTCGGTAACATCGCTTGAGAGTCAAACCAAGTGTCTGAAGACCAATGAAGTGACGGGCAAGCTTAATCACCCAAAAAATCCTCATCATTCTGAGCACCCTCAAGGTGACTCCAGCCCTCTGTAGCTGAGAGTTCTCCCCTGTAAATACTGTCATTAGCACGGAGATGTAATATGGCGTGATTGCCAGTAAGTCAATGATGTTCAGGGGTCTCTTGACAAACTCACACTTGTTTCTGGAGACGATGAACCTCACGATGCACTCTGCAGTGAACCACCCTATGCAGATAGCTTCAATTATCCTGTCgagagaacaaaggaagaattgatcattttatttttaagcattttaataGCTCTTGGATTTCTTCAGATAGTACTACACTGACATACTAATTCAGTTACTTTTCCAGAAAACATGAAGAACAGACAGCATTACCAACATCATCAGACCCACCAGGACGTAACAGAAGGACAAACAGCACAGTTCTCATGAAAACTGAACTTGATCAAGTTCTTATTTATATTAATGCTATAAGTAAATACAGCatttaaatgatgttttttttacTTGCCTTTAATACCTAAAAACCTCTCGTTTGGTGGCTTGAAATTAAACTGAGCTGGCCACAGCGTAAAATGTCACTTACTCTCTGGGGATAGCAGTTCTTAACTGCGGTATCAGTCATGAGGCAGGTCAGAATGGCGTTGTTCCTACCCACAGTGGACATGCTCGCTGTCTTTTGATTATTTCTCTCTTGATAGATTAGAGCAAGTTCAAGATCATGTCCTAAAAcgcccctcttcctctccctccaatAGTCTTGTGCAGGAGGTGCCCAAGTACCCTCCGCTGGGGAGTGTCTGCCCACGATGCTCAGCTCAGCTCAGTAGGAAAGGGCTGAGGACTCCCACCCTGGGGCAAACCACCACCAGGAATTCCCGGAAGACcacaactactttttttttttcctaaattatttttatgtagcatatgttttaaaaatgtaagtctaCATTTTGCCTAGAGCCATATTTACCAAC
Encoded proteins:
- the Kcng3 gene encoding voltage-gated potassium channel regulatory subunit KCNG3 isoform X2, with protein sequence MTFGRSGAASVVLNVGGARYSLSRELLKDFPLRRVSRLHGCRSERDVLEVCDDYDRERNEYFFDRHSEAFGFILLYVRGHGKLRFAPRMCELSFYNEMIYWGLEGAHLEYCCQRRLDDRMSDTYTFYSAEEPGALGRDEVRPGGAEAAPSRRWLERMRRTFEEPTSSLAAQILASVSVVFVIVSMVVLCASTLPDWRAAAADNRSLDDRSRIIEAICIGWFTAECIVRFIVSRNKCEFVKRPLNIIDLLAITPYYISVLMTVFTGENSQLQRAGVTLRVLRMMRIFWVIKLARHFIGLQTLGLTLKRCYREMVMLLVFICVAMAIFSALSQLLEHGLDLETSNKDFASIPAACWWVIISMTTVGYGDMYPITVPGRILGGVCVVSGIVLLALPITFIYHSFVQCYHELKFRSARYSRSLSAEFLN